The window GCCGTCGGCGGAGGGTTGTAGCCGCCTCCCTTGGCGAAGGCCTGGAGGTCGGCCAGGGTGCCGTTGAAGGTGTCCTGGTCGCCGGGGAACGTTCCGGAGTCGGCGTACTGCCAGATCGTCTGGGCCGACCAGCCGGCGGGCAGCGTGCCCGGGCTGGAGGAGTAACGGGCGATCCACAGCGGGTTGGTGGCCCCGAAACTGCTGTTGTTGCCCGTGCAGGTGCTCCACCAGTCGGTGGTGGTGTAGATCGTCGGGTAGCGCCCGACCTTGGCACGCACCTGGTTGCTGAAGTCGCGGATCCAGGTGACCATCGCGCTCTGGCTCAGCCCGTAGCAGGTGGCGCCGTAGGGGTTGTACTCGATGTCCAGGGCGGGCGGCAGCGTCTTGCCGTCGGCGGACCAGCCGCCGCCGTGGCTCACGAACCAGTCCGCCTGCACGGCACCGCTGGAGTTGCCGGGCAGCGCGAAGTGGTAGGCGCCGCGGATCAGTCCGACGTTCGACGAGCCGGTGTACTGCTGGGAGAAGTAGGGGCTCGTGTACGTGGTGCCTTCGGTGGCCTTGACGTAGGCGAAGGCGGCGCCCTTGTTCTTGACGGACGTCCAGTCGACGTTGCCCTGGTAACCGCTGACGTCGAGTCCGGCCGGACCCGTGCTCACGGCGAGCGGGGCGGCGGCCGCCAGGGACCCCGTGCCCAGGCGCTGGAGCCCGGATCCGGCGTGGTCCTGGTCCGGGTGCGTCATCCGCACCGGAGTCCCGGACGCGGTCCCGGCGGTGCCGGCGGCCGTCGCCGAGGCGGTGCCCGGCAGGACCAGCAGGGTCAGGACGGCGGTCAGGAGTCCGGCCGCACGGGCGAACGCTCGGCTGGGGCCGGTGGGGGTGGTGCCGAGTCTGAACCGCGAGGGGGTGGCTGAAGGCATGGTGCTCCCAGAGGTGTGGAGGGACACTGCGATGCGCTCGGGCCGGGGTGGCCGTGGTTTCGGCCAACGACGGTCGGGGTGGGGCGTCGGAGCTGTGGGCGGCGGTGGGCGGGCGCCGGTCGTGGTGGGGGGTCAGTAGGACCGGGCGCGCTGTCAACTCCTCGGCGTACGGGTTGGGTTGACGCGCGTAAACGTAAGGGATGTGTTGACATGCTCGCAACATCTTCGTGCTTGAGAAAATTTGAATCAGGTACGGCGGATCTTGAGTGGCGTGCGCGGAAACCGGCCAGGAAATGCGGTACGGAAGCCGGTTGGCGGTGAATTGTTCACCTGCGGCTCGACCGGGCGTCACCGGGACGATCCGGTGCATTGGGCGATCGGCCACACGCTGGCCGTCGGCATTCCCCATATCGCAAGGAGCAGGTGTGATGCGCTTCGGATCTCCGTCCCGCCGGGCCTCGGCCCTCGGAGTGGCCCTCGCCGTCTCCGGGGCCGGCGTCGCCGCACTGGCGCCGGCCGCCGCGGCCGCACCCGGTGCTCCGGGCACCCGTCCGTCGTTCTGCGGCCACGACAACCGGAGCACGCCGTTCTCGCGGTACCTCTGCGCCCAGCCCGGTGACCTGCTCGACGTCCGCGTCGGCGACGTGCACCCGACCCAGCCGTCGCTCGGCTACGACGAGGTGTACTACAAGCTGGGCCGCTACACCCTCGGCAAGGACGCGGTCAACAAGAAGTTCGACGACTGGTGCGAGGCCGACGGCCGGTCAACCTCGGCAACCATTGCCACCGGAGCACGACTTGACGACCCGTCGTCGTTCACGTGCGAACTCCCTGTCGGGGCGGAGACGGCGGACAGCGTGGCCGCCATGAAGACCGTCGTCATCGGACCCGGCGGCGAACCGTTCCTCACCGACGGGCACCACACGCTCACCTCCTTCTACGAGACCCCCGACGGCGGGCCCGACCTGCACGTCCGGCTGCGGGTGCAGGCCAACCTGAGCAACCTGCCCCGCCAGGCCTTCTGGGACGAGATGAAGGCGCACAAGTGGGTGTACCTGCGCGACCCCGAGGGCAAGCAGGTCACGGTGAACAAGCTGCCCACCGGCGTGGGCCTGGCCAACTTCACCGACGACAGGTACCGCAGCCTGCTCTACTTCGGCCGCGACATCGGCTACGCGCAGAACGGCCTGCCGTTCCAGGAGTTCTACTGGGGCAGCTGGGTCCGGGACGCCAAGCCGATCGACCTGGCCGGCTGGAACCCGAACGACCTCGACAACTACCTGGCCACCGTCAGATCCCTGACCGGGACGATGACGGCGCTGCCCAAGGGCACGGTCGTCGACAGTGGCTTCACCGCCGCCGAACTCGGCGCGCTGGACCGGTGGAACGACGGCAGCGCGGCCACCAAGGGAGAGTTCAACAAGCTGAGCAAGCCGTACTCCGACACCAAGCCCGGCAAGCTCGCCTACACACTGGAGTACAAGCGGCTGCACGGCCTGGGCTGACACGCCCCGCCGCCGGCTTTCAGGTGTGCGGCACAGGGCGTGGTCGATGAGGTCGCGCAGCGCGTCTTCCTGACGGGCGGCGGTCCGCGGGTCCGCGGAGCGGCTGTGCGCGGAGACGGTGACAGTGCGTCGACCGTCCACGGTTGTCGCTGCTCGGATGACATATCCGAAGCCGCTCCCCCCGTGCCCGAGGTAGCCGCCGCCGCAGGACAGGGGTTTGAACTGCTGCCGTTTGACAGCGGTTGGACGTGTTCTGGTGTGCATGAGTGAGCGTGGTCGCCCACCAGTTGCATCATGACGGTGGCGACGAACGTCTTGGTGATACTGCCCAGACGCAGGTAGCCGTCTTTCGGTACCGGGCGGTGAGTCACCAGGTCCCCGACTCCGGCGCGGGCCGTGACCGTCCCGCGCGGGGTCTCCAGGCGGACCGCCACGGGTGCCGGCCGGATGGACATCACGCCAGGCACCCACCACAGCCACTGGCCTCCCCTGCCTGTTTCCCGCACCGTCGCGCGACTCGCGTACGTGGGTTTCGATAGGCCAACGAGGGCCCCAACCACAGTGGTTGGGGCCCTCGTCAGGTGTCGCGGCTCGACTCAGAGGTGGTTGCCGGGGGTCACCGTGAACGACGCGGGACCGGCGGACAGGTTCACCGTGTACTGGCGCAGGTAGGTGTCCAGGAACGGGGAGCGGGCACCGGCGGTGGCGGTGTCACGGGCCGGGTCGTCCAGCGCCAGCCGGAGCTGCGCGCCCTTGACCTCGATCGTCTGGCCGGACGGCGTGGCACGCCATGAGCCGGTCTGGATGGAGCCGACCTCCACGGCCAGGACATGACCCGCGGCGAGCGTCCAGTCGGTCGCCTTCAGATCGACGCTCATCCGGCCCGAACGCAGCAGGGACACCTGCTCGTCGAACATGACGGCCTTGCCGTTCGGGGCGACGTCGTACAGCTTGAGCATGACGTTGCCCTCACCCTTGGCGGTCAGGGAGAGCTGCGGAGTGCCGGTGAGGCGCACCGACTGTCCGACCGGCTGCGACCACACGAAGAAGCTCGACGTGACCTTGCCGTTCTTCTGCTGCTTCGCAAGACCCCGGGCCAGGCCCTGAGGGGCGGCCTGCTCGGTCGCGGGAGCGTTCTCCATGTCCCACTTGCCGTCGGACGGCTTGGCGAGCGTCTGCGGCGCCGACTCGCCGGACGCGGCCAGGGCCGCGCGGCCGGAGGCGCCGCCGTCGTCCAGGTACGAGCCGTTGCCGAGCGGGAGCGTGACGGACCGCTTCACGACCGGCCAGGTGTCCTGGGCCCGCCAGGCGCCGGTGGAGTCCTCCACGGAGTAGGCCGGGTACTTGACCTTCGGCTTGATGCCCTTGAGGTACTCGTCGTAGTAGGAGAGGGTCTCGTCGTACCAGCCCTCGCGGCCCATGGAGAGGCGCCCGTTACTGGTGCGGTCGCCGCCGCGCACGTGCTCCCACTGGCCGAGCCAACCGCGCTCGGGGCCCACGTGGTTGTCGAGGTACTCCTGCATCTCCTCGGGCTTGGTGTTGTTCTCGATGAAGCCCTGGGTGACGAACAGCGGGGTCTTGGTGCCCTTGGCCATCTTCGCCAGGTCACGGTCGGTCCAGTGCTTGTCCCACTGGTCCGCGATCTTGTACCCGGCCGAGTTCTGGGTGAGGCACTCCGGGTGGGTCTTCTCCCACTGGGCGTTGGCCAGGTAGTGCGGGTCGTC of the Streptomyces sp. NBC_01788 genome contains:
- a CDS encoding ParB/Srx family N-terminal domain-containing protein; the protein is MRFGSPSRRASALGVALAVSGAGVAALAPAAAAAPGAPGTRPSFCGHDNRSTPFSRYLCAQPGDLLDVRVGDVHPTQPSLGYDEVYYKLGRYTLGKDAVNKKFDDWCEADGRSTSATIATGARLDDPSSFTCELPVGAETADSVAAMKTVVIGPGGEPFLTDGHHTLTSFYETPDGGPDLHVRLRVQANLSNLPRQAFWDEMKAHKWVYLRDPEGKQVTVNKLPTGVGLANFTDDRYRSLLYFGRDIGYAQNGLPFQEFYWGSWVRDAKPIDLAGWNPNDLDNYLATVRSLTGTMTALPKGTVVDSGFTAAELGALDRWNDGSAATKGEFNKLSKPYSDTKPGKLAYTLEYKRLHGLG
- a CDS encoding CocE/NonD family hydrolase is translated as MNRRRTAVATASALVTTFALTATLAGPATAAPSAADQPAAEQSRTASVATATDAVTHEENDRVPKGSLWTQHYFPSSDGSDTELHADVLLPEGLAPGAKVPVILSIGPYFGHSGQTDPEGWKHTGPSSRFQDFIEGTDLFAQGYAFVMVDLRGFGGSTGCLDWGGPGEQADVKAAIDWAAKQSWSTGAVGMYGKSYDAVTGLIGNNLSQKALKAVVAQEPVWDMYQYIYSNGVPRPNVTGTANAYNSIATLAQMADDDPHYLANAQWEKTHPECLTQNSAGYKIADQWDKHWTDRDLAKMAKGTKTPLFVTQGFIENNTKPEEMQEYLDNHVGPERGWLGQWEHVRGGDRTSNGRLSMGREGWYDETLSYYDEYLKGIKPKVKYPAYSVEDSTGAWRAQDTWPVVKRSVTLPLGNGSYLDDGGASGRAALAASGESAPQTLAKPSDGKWDMENAPATEQAAPQGLARGLAKQQKNGKVTSSFFVWSQPVGQSVRLTGTPQLSLTAKGEGNVMLKLYDVAPNGKAVMFDEQVSLLRSGRMSVDLKATDWTLAAGHVLAVEVGSIQTGSWRATPSGQTIEVKGAQLRLALDDPARDTATAGARSPFLDTYLRQYTVNLSAGPASFTVTPGNHL
- a CDS encoding GH25 family lysozyme gives rise to the protein MPSATPSRFRLGTTPTGPSRAFARAAGLLTAVLTLLVLPGTASATAAGTAGTASGTPVRMTHPDQDHAGSGLQRLGTGSLAAAAPLAVSTGPAGLDVSGYQGNVDWTSVKNKGAAFAYVKATEGTTYTSPYFSQQYTGSSNVGLIRGAYHFALPGNSSGAVQADWFVSHGGGWSADGKTLPPALDIEYNPYGATCYGLSQSAMVTWIRDFSNQVRAKVGRYPTIYTTTDWWSTCTGNNSSFGATNPLWIARYSSSPGTLPAGWSAQTIWQYADSGTFPGDQDTFNGTLADLQAFAKGGGYNPPPTASWPTVKQGASGERVKSVQYLLNAHGSALAVDGAFGAGTDSAVRSFQSSHGLAVDGVVGPATWQALIVTVQQGSSGAAVQAVQSQLKAHGASLTVDGAFGPGTDSAVRSFQSSHGLGVDGIVGSNTWQALVA